From the Theobroma cacao cultivar B97-61/B2 chromosome 2, Criollo_cocoa_genome_V2, whole genome shotgun sequence genome, one window contains:
- the LOC18607583 gene encoding uncharacterized protein LOC18607583, whose amino-acid sequence MGSHVSKQMERRKAISTEKKTLCDLHDSCGETFPGSDYRPADRKNWMAGLGPEKVHINQIVWPGTHDSATNKIGIPCISRPFAQCQSLSIYQQLVKGTRVLDVRVNENRRVCHGILSTYSVDVVINDVKKFLSETQSEIIILEIRTEFGHQDPPEFDKYLEEKLGEFLIHQDDHVFGKTIAELLPKRIICVWKPSKSPKPKAGSPFWSANYVKDNWIDTDLPSTKFDSNLKHLGEQQPVSSRKFFYRVENTVTPQADNPVLCVKPVTGRIHGYARLFITQCFSKGCADRLQIFSTDFIDEDFVDACVGFTHARVEGKC is encoded by the coding sequence ATGGGGTCTCATGTGTCTAAACAGATGGAAAGGCGTAAGGCAATCTCGACGGAGAAGAAAACGCTGTGCGACCTTCATGACAGTTGTGGGGAAACATTTCCTGGTAGCGACTACCGTCCTGCAGATAGGAAGAATTGGATGGCTGGCCTCGGTCCGGAGAAGGTTCATATAAACCAGATTGTATGGCCTGGAACTCATGATTCTGCCACCAACAAGATTGGAATACCGTGTATCTCTCGCCCTTTTGCGCAATGCCAGTCTTTGTCCATCTACCAACAGCTTGTTAAAGGCACCAGGGTCCTGGATGTTCGAGTTAATGAGAATCGTCGTGTTTGCCATGGAATCCTGTCGACTTACAGCGTTGACGTTGTGATCAATGATGTAAAGAAGTTCTTGTCAGAGACACAGTCAGAGATCATAATTCTTGAGATCCGCACTGAATTCGGGCACCAGGATCCTCCGGAATTTGACAAGTACTTGGAGGAAAAACTTGGGGAGTTCCTGATCCACCAGGACGATCACGTCTTTGGCAAAACAATTGCTGAATTGTTGCCAAAGAGAATTATCTGCGTTTGGAAACCAAGTAAGTCTCCCAAGCCTAAGGCAGGTTCTCCGTTCTGGAGTGCTAATTATGTGAAGGACAACTGGATAGACACAGATTTACCGTCGACAAAGTTTGATAGCAATTTGAAGCATTTGGGCGAGCAACAACCAGTTTCATCAAGGAAATTCTTTTACAGGGTGGAGAATACAGTCACACCCCAGGCAGATAACCCCGTGTTATGTGTTAAACCAGTGACTGGGCGGATTCATGGATATGCTAGGCTGTTCATTACTCAGTGCTTTTCCAAAGGTTGTGCTGATCGGTTGCAAATTTTCTCTACAGATTTTATTGATGAGGATTTTGTTGATGCTTGTGTTGGCTTTACACACGCCAGGGTTGAAGGGAAGTGTTGA